Proteins co-encoded in one Bacillus paramycoides genomic window:
- a CDS encoding YqaE/Pmp3 family membrane protein yields MMYLLAILLPPVAVLFCGKPFQAIINFILTLIFWVPGVIHAILVVHDKKADRRLKKQIQAYDDMNKRNRR; encoded by the coding sequence ATGATGTATTTGTTGGCAATTCTGCTTCCACCTGTAGCCGTATTATTTTGTGGGAAACCATTTCAAGCAATAATTAATTTCATATTAACATTAATATTTTGGGTTCCAGGAGTTATCCATGCGATATTAGTTGTACACGATAAAAAAGCAGATCGGCGATTAAAAAAACAAATTCAAGCATATGATGACATGAATAAGAGAAATAGAAGATAG
- a CDS encoding KTSC domain-containing protein, with the protein MELSPVISKNIVAVGYNPFSMILRIQLKNGMYDFFNVPENIYTGLLNAHSKTNYHNTYIKNSFRYTKI; encoded by the coding sequence ATGGAATTATCTCCCGTGATTTCAAAAAATATAGTTGCTGTTGGCTATAATCCATTTTCTATGATTTTACGTATTCAATTAAAGAATGGAATGTATGATTTCTTTAACGTGCCTGAAAACATTTACACCGGTTTATTAAACGCACATTCTAAAACGAATTATCACAATACTTATATTAAAAATTCTTTCCGCTATACTAAAATTTAA